The Syntrophotalea acetylenivorans genome contains the following window.
GGTCACCTCCAGAGAATGTTTTACGGTACACAAAACCCGTCTATCTCATCATTCTGGTAATGCACTTTCGCTAGGTGCTACTCAACATGCGTTCAGTAATGGTTGTGGCCGGCTTAGCTTGTAGGACCGAACCAGCTAGGCGCAATATGGCTTTTTAGCATCTGTGTTTTCGGGTTTTAAAACCCAGCAAAACATGGGCACCAAGGTCGAAAGAGACTGGAACCGATGACCTCTGCAGCGAACCTTCAAAGAAAAGAGCGTTGCAATGAAACGTCATCGTGAAAGAACGATCTAAGGGTGGTTGCTTCCTCCCTACTTGACTCTCTACTGCCCCACGCAGTGGCAGGCATTTTTTGCTTCCTTTTTGTTGCCGTCTGGACAAAAAGGAAGGCGTCTGGCGGGACGCGACCCGCCAGTTTAGCATTTGACTTTCAAATAATCGGACACCTTAACTCTGCTGCCGTAGCGGCAGGGAAAAGCGTTGACCATCATAGGCAAATTCCACTCCGTCGGGAAGTTTAGCCGTATCCCGGCGATGTGCAACTTCGTGACAGATATGAGTTAAAACGGTGCGCCGGGCACCGAGCCGAGCCGCTACGGAAATTGCTTCATCGATAGTAAAGTGGGTGGGGTGGGCGCGAAAGCGCAGGCCGTCGATGATCAGCAGTTCAAGCTGCTGCAGGCGGGCCATGACCGCTTCGGAAATGCCGTTGCAATCCGTCACATAGGCAAAAGGACCGATACGGTAACCGCAAGAAGTGCCAGGACCGTGCTGCAACGGCAGTGGTTCAACGGGTAGGCCACAAAGCGAAAAATCGCCTTCCAGGTTCCAGGGCACCAGCCGTGGCCGGAACTTGGATGCCACTTCACCGCCAAAAATGTAACGAAAATTACGGCGAATCAGATCCATGGTCGACGGCAAGCCATAAATGGGGATAGCGGTGCCGCCAGAGGTCATATTAAAAGCCCGCAGATCGTCGATGCCGTGCACATGGTCGGCATGGGCGTGGGTGTAGAGCACCGCATCGACATGATCAACCCCCTCGCGCAGGGCCTGTTGGCGAAAGTCGGTGGTGGTGTCGATGACGATTTGCTGACCGCGATAGCTGATCAGGGCACTGCAGCGGGTGCGGCAGTCGTGCGGATCGGTTGAACGACAGACGTCGCAAGAACAGCCGAGCATCGGCACCCCGGTACTGGTACCCGATCCGAGTATGGTAACCTCCATACAGGCTGTTTCCATGCTTCGCTCCCTGGCATTGATAAATGGTATCAACCAGTGCCAAGATAGCATTATCACACGAATTCTGGCAAATAATTATCCGCGGCTAAAACATTGAAACAGGCCTCGTAAGGGGCTACAATGGTGCCTATAAATGCGTTTCCAAATCCACTCCCCTTTTTTAGAGAGGAATGCTTCATGAACATTAACGTCATCCACGGTGCCGCACTGAAACAGGCCACCCCCTGCCTGGTCCTGGGGGTAGCGACCGACCAATTAACTGCACCGTTGTTACAAAAAATAGACAAAGCCCTCGACGGAGCTCTTAGCCGGGCAACCTCCGCCCAGGAATTCTCCGGCGAAGCCCAGCAGACCCTGCTGCTGCATGGCAACCGGCAACTGGCTGCCGAACGAATTCTACTCATCGGTCTCGGCAAGGAAAAAGACATTACCCTGGAAACCCTGCGCAAAGCGGGCGCCACGACAATCAATCAGCTGCGACAAAGACGACTGACGGATTTCAGCTGGATTCCCGCGGACAGCCCCCTGCACGGCCTTGAGGTTGAGGCTATGACCAGCGCCTGGGTCGAGGGACTGATTCTGGCAGACTATCGCTTCGAACAATATCGCAGCCCCGACCCGAAGCGCTCACCTTCCTTACAGCAACTCACGGTACTGACGGAGCGAAAAAAAGAGCAGGCGGCCACAGAAACCGCCGTCCGTCGCGCCGAAAGCCTCTGCCGCGGAGTCATCCTGTCCCGTGACCTGGTCAATGAACCGGGAAACGTTAAATCCCCCATCTTTCTAGCTGAACAAGCGCAAGCCATCGCGGCAGAGGTCGGCCTGGAATGTACGGTGCTGGACCGGCAAGCCCTCGAAAAGGAGGGTTGCGGTGCATTACTCGGTGTGGCCCAGGGAAGCGTTCGCGAACCACGACTGATCGTGCTGCACTATCGGGGCGCCGGCGATGAGCGTCCCGTTGCCCTGGTCGGCAAGGGAGTGGTCTTCGACTCCGGCGGCA
Protein-coding sequences here:
- a CDS encoding GPMC system MBL fold metallohydrolase: METACMEVTILGSGTSTGVPMLGCSCDVCRSTDPHDCRTRCSALISYRGQQIVIDTTTDFRQQALREGVDHVDAVLYTHAHADHVHGIDDLRAFNMTSGGTAIPIYGLPSTMDLIRRNFRYIFGGEVASKFRPRLVPWNLEGDFSLCGLPVEPLPLQHGPGTSCGYRIGPFAYVTDCNGISEAVMARLQQLELLIIDGLRFRAHPTHFTIDEAISVAARLGARRTVLTHICHEVAHRRDTAKLPDGVEFAYDGQRFSLPLRQQS
- a CDS encoding leucyl aminopeptidase, which produces MNINVIHGAALKQATPCLVLGVATDQLTAPLLQKIDKALDGALSRATSAQEFSGEAQQTLLLHGNRQLAAERILLIGLGKEKDITLETLRKAGATTINQLRQRRLTDFSWIPADSPLHGLEVEAMTSAWVEGLILADYRFEQYRSPDPKRSPSLQQLTVLTERKKEQAATETAVRRAESLCRGVILSRDLVNEPGNVKSPIFLAEQAQAIAAEVGLECTVLDRQALEKEGCGALLGVAQGSVREPRLIVLHYRGAGDERPVALVGKGVVFDSGGISLKPGEKMDQMKMDMAGGATVLGTMLAAALLKLPVNLVGIVPAVENMPSGSAIRPGDILTSMAGRTIEVLNTDAEGRLILADALTYAKRFNPREVIDLATLTGACIIALGHHAAAVLGNHNGLLRQLQKAGETSGERCWQLPLWDEYAEQLKSEVADLKNIGGRPAGTITAAAFLQHFAKDYRWAHLDIAGTAWQEKGSDYRPAGGTGFGVRLLIEHLTRSLD